The following proteins are co-located in the bacterium genome:
- a CDS encoding SpoIID/LytB domain-containing protein, whose translation MKKGLPNLLWIVPLFALAAFLSCARVRYEPPVSDPIIRVGILEGQEKIYFEPQGPFRVQASVAKENLQLNEPGLWSAAVAEVTPGQKHYRILLFESASEARAKETAQRMKARDVPVEIKPFGEVLRIDNKTLVDRRYYRVLLDKTFDTQMSADLYFKTSSVLANARVVEEWVRPGGGVIKLLSPSGKEYSVHDRLRLLGSGVALKNVQVGAGYHWEHTESRSYAGELELAVDNAGRLNVINVVNLEAYLRGVVAGEMPSNFPAEALKAQAIVSRTLFMNNFYRFHRGADYDVCDEVHCQVYVGLNQQNENASSAVASTRGMVLTYGDQLCTATYSAVCGGHTEDAAEVWEGDGQPYLRGEFDSIESGISRTALDLTREENVRLWVTSNPKVNCNIQSAGRPSFAQYAEKYFRWQTTATRQDLQKWIVEKTGVEIGDLRDIVPVRRGVSGRLAEILIVGSRDTVRVTRELNIRRTLSSSALYSACFVIDKVNERNGLAEAFRFTGAGW comes from the coding sequence ATGAAGAAAGGATTGCCTAATCTCCTGTGGATCGTCCCTCTTTTTGCACTGGCGGCGTTCCTTTCCTGTGCCCGTGTCCGTTATGAACCACCGGTGAGTGATCCCATCATTCGGGTGGGGATTTTAGAGGGCCAGGAAAAGATCTATTTTGAACCCCAGGGCCCGTTCCGAGTTCAGGCTTCGGTGGCAAAGGAAAATCTGCAGCTCAATGAGCCCGGTTTATGGAGTGCAGCGGTGGCGGAGGTCACTCCGGGACAAAAGCATTACCGCATCCTATTGTTTGAATCGGCCTCTGAGGCGCGCGCTAAAGAGACCGCTCAGCGGATGAAGGCCCGCGACGTACCGGTGGAGATCAAACCGTTCGGCGAAGTGCTGCGCATCGACAACAAAACTCTGGTGGATCGTCGCTATTATCGCGTGTTGCTGGATAAAACGTTCGATACGCAGATGAGCGCGGATCTCTACTTCAAGACCTCATCGGTTTTGGCCAACGCACGCGTCGTGGAGGAGTGGGTACGGCCGGGCGGCGGGGTGATCAAACTCCTGTCGCCCAGCGGCAAAGAGTATTCGGTGCATGACCGCCTGCGTCTGTTGGGCAGCGGCGTGGCGTTGAAAAACGTGCAGGTGGGAGCCGGCTATCACTGGGAGCACACAGAGAGCCGCAGCTACGCCGGCGAACTGGAACTGGCGGTGGACAACGCCGGACGTCTCAATGTGATCAACGTGGTCAATCTGGAGGCCTATCTGCGCGGCGTGGTTGCCGGCGAAATGCCCTCTAATTTTCCCGCCGAAGCGCTCAAGGCGCAGGCGATCGTTTCGCGCACGCTCTTTATGAACAATTTTTACCGCTTTCATCGCGGAGCGGATTATGATGTCTGCGACGAAGTGCACTGCCAGGTCTATGTCGGCTTGAACCAGCAGAACGAAAACGCTTCATCGGCGGTGGCCTCCACGCGCGGGATGGTTTTGACCTACGGCGATCAGCTTTGCACCGCCACCTATTCGGCGGTGTGCGGCGGGCACACCGAGGATGCGGCTGAGGTGTGGGAGGGGGATGGTCAACCCTATCTGCGCGGCGAGTTTGATTCCATCGAGTCCGGCATCAGTCGCACCGCTCTGGATCTGACCAGAGAGGAGAACGTCCGTTTATGGGTTACATCCAACCCCAAAGTGAATTGCAATATCCAATCAGCCGGTCGTCCCTCTTTCGCCCAATATGCGGAAAAATATTTCCGCTGGCAGACCACCGCCACGCGCCAGGATCTGCAAAAGTGGATCGTGGAAAAAACCGGGGTTGAGATCGGCGATCTGCGCGACATCGTTCCCGTGCGACGCGGGGTTTCCGGCCGTCTCGCCGAGATTCTCATCGTCGGCAGCCGCGACACGGTCAGGGTGACCCGTGAGTTGAACATCCGCCGAACCTTGTCCTCCAGCGCCCTGTACAGCGCCTGTTTTGTGATTGACAAAGTGAACGAACGGAACGGACTGGCCGAGGCGTTTCGATTCACCGGCGCCGGCTGGTGA